One Hevea brasiliensis isolate MT/VB/25A 57/8 chromosome 6, ASM3005281v1, whole genome shotgun sequence genomic window, ATTGATGAGGCAATGAAAAAATGGCAAATGCAAGTGATTGTGTTCATGCGCCCCCTTTTATGCATGTGTgcatatgagagagagagagagagagagagagagagagagagaccaaaATCAGAATTTCACAGTCCTTGAGTAGTGGATAAGTTCCTTCAGGTATCTCACTAACATCACTGCGAACAAAGGATTAGCTCCAGAATTTGAGAAGAAAAGTAAATGAAGTGACTTTGCAAAATCTTGTGACACTTGGAAGCAATACCTTATGTAACATATGTTACCAAAGCGAAAACCAAGGGAACGATAACCACGACCATGCCACACTGGTAAAGGGGTAAACTGAAACAATAAATGAAAATGGTTCACCTTAGAGAGTAAAGTATTCTGTTTTTACTTGTTAACATGATATTGGACTCAAATCAGAAAGATGCTCCATTCCAAATTATTTGGTGTTTAGATTAGAAAGTTCAAAGAAGTATGATCACGTGCTCTGACAAGCAAGACCACATCAACAACTAACTATGCAAAGATTGGTGCCAGAAgacattaaattttattgaacagtttaaaacACAACCAGAATTTGATCAACTAAAGATTGAACAATTCTGTTTTGCTGTGGCTGCAAGATAGAATTCTAAGTAATTCCTCTTGACTGGCAAATCCATCTGTCACAACTACTGGTTTGGTTCACAAGATTTGTCAATAACTGTATCAATACCATCAGATCAGATGCTACAAATGGCTCCTCATGTATGATGTTAAATTGTAAGTCTGAGACAACAGCACCAGTTGTAACGACACTCGTATCCACCAAATAATAATGAGTCTTCTTCATCACCTGAATTGTTTTGACCATCATACAATCAGTTCTGAGATTTACAAAATATTTCACAAAATCAATGATTTCTGCAAAGTAATTTTAATATCCAGTGACTGATCATTTCAGATAGACAGGCATGTTTATTATCAGATTAATAGCAGAAGACTATTTCATACACCAATCCAAACAAAAATGGTCATAGTAGGAAAGGAAGGAAAACAAATATACTATTTTTGCGATGATCATTCTACAACATATAAAGAGAAACAATGATTTCTTCACATAGTTTAATAACATATTCACAAAAATTATTAGGAATAAAATTTGAGCTAAAACTTTCAATTCTCTAGGTTCACGGTAATGCCGGGAAAAGaacttcttaaaaataatttggtCTTGAAATAACCATTAGATTACATTTTATGCACATGCTATGCACTTATCATAATATTAGCAGCTTCAAAAGCAAACTCGGAAGGAAAGAATGGGAGATCTACAAAAGGAAGGCAAAATTGTGTTCCTTTTACCTCAAAATCACGCTGTGCAACGTAGATTGGGATGCAAGGCTGCACATTGTTTGTCCAATCCCGAAGATCATCCAGACCTAAGTAAGCAATTTAAGCAGAAAAAGAATGCTCTTTAGTGTCAGGTAACATGTGAGTTTCTATTTGAAAAGGAGAAGAAACTTATTGCTTTGTCAGAGTAGCATTCTTCTTTTCACTAAATAACACTAGAAAGTGTCAATGTAGGAGACCTCCAATTGCATCAGCATGAGAATGAGTAATAATAACCGCATCAATTGTTCTTAACCTGACACAAACAAAAAGGCAAATGCATGACAATATCTGTATCCAATATAAGAGAACCAGCAAAGAACTAGCAATTCAATAAGCTACCCCACAACCTCCACCACTTCTTTGAACTATTAAAGACTTAAAAGACAAATTAACAACAGAACAAATAGCAAACTGAACTGTGCAAAAGATATACTCTTTTTGCTAGTGTCAAAGTGGGTGTGGTATATCTATGGAGCACTTGCCTGGCAATAGGATTTCAACAGCTGTGCCCTTTTATCTTATTTGGCAATGATCATCATGTCTGTATATGTGAAATGCAATCCTTGAGGTGCTTTTTCCGCATTCTAATTTTTGTATTCCACTTGGTCATGAGTTGTTCCTTTTTCTTGTTTGTATGGATTACATGAACAACTATTCAATTGTTTATAAAGTAATTGCATGTTATTGAGAAGTTTCTAGTTGATTATTTATACATAGTAATAGGCCATTGGAGCATTTGgagtaggggtgtgcaaacggtcggttcggttccgaaccaaaccgaactgacaaaaccgaaaatcgaaaatcaaaatttttaaaaaccgaaccgaaccgattcaattgataagagaaaaccgaaccgaatcgaatcgataaACATCGGTTCGGTTCgtttcggttttaaaccgatcaaaccgaaatttataaaatttcatatttttaacattaaatcttaataataaaaacataaaaacaaaaaaaaattagaaatcaaaactcaaaaatcttaaggttcggttcggttttctttgatttcagttcggttcgattcggttcgattcaatttgattcgattttttttttatttcctatatatattaataattttggttcggtttggttttttttttatttttttatgaaaataaccgaaccgaaccgattaaccgaaattatcaaaattataaaccgaaccgaaccgataaaattttaaaaccgaaccgattgaactgaattaatcggttcggtttggtttttcggtttaaaccgaaaactgctctcccctaatTTGGAGCATGAAAACAACAATAGGCCATTGGAGCATGAAAACAACAGAACAACTTCAGCCTTAAGTCATTAGTTGAAATAAAAAATGAACCAGGATTCTCCCTTAAATATTTGCCAAACTTATTAAGATATTCCCTTATACATTTGCCCAAGTGAAAGAGTCATAGATCATGAAGGACCAACTAATTTCTATGGAGCCCCAAAATAACATATTGGAGTAAATGTATAGAATGAAAACTAACCCAAATGCAGGAAACCATCGAAGAGCACTATGGTAGAAAAACCTGCAAAATATAAGTTGCAAAGAAAAAGTTTGATCAAATTATAAAGGGTAATTAATCAAACCAGTAAATAATACTCAGTCAACAGGAACTTGGTTGGCCACATTATTCAGCAGGAACAAAGTTAATTTGCTATTACTTAAATATCTTAGACTTTTTCCCTACAATAGGTAACAAATTGACACATGCATCAaacctgaagaattaaaattacaCCAAATCATCAATCTGTGCCCCAAAGGTTTAATTGTCACATTATGTCTGCGCATAGAAATTTGACTTTCAATCACAATCTAAGCATACAAATGACAACATGTACATTAATCCCACAAAAAGAGCTTCCACAATTCAAATCATTCCCTCCTCCCCGTCCAATGCTAACTTACTATCGTCTACAAAAATTCAAAGAATCACAAGAACCCAATGCTATCATTTTTTAAGGCTAACCCAAATTTAATACATGATCCATGAAGTAAGGAATACCAAGCTGAAGATAACTTCATTCCACATCCTATTTCAATCCATAGCTAAAATTATAAAAGAAAGTGCAACTGAAAATCATAAGATGTCAGAAAGATGAGCATTTAATATTGATTAAAAAAACCTGAAATTCCACATATAGGAATGCATGCTTAGCCAAATAGAACTTAGCATTAGTGTAACAGTTAAGTagccatttaaatttttatatgaaaataaaatagtCAAAGCTATAAGTATCTTTGACTTACTTGCCAACATCTATTAGAATGTTGCGTCGTTCACCCGGCCCAGAATAACGAATAAGGAGGCCTGTGTTCAATCTCCTGTTCTTATTACCTAGTTCCACAGCTTTTGAGCACACCTGAGAAACCAAGGAGCATTTGCAGTCTTGCAACAATCAATGCATCTGGTAGAAAATTTAAGCAGTCACTTCATATTCAACAAAGGATTAGATATAAAATCTTTAAAAGAGGGCTAATGCTAGGATGGTTTGCAGCAATACCGGACATTTCTTTGAACGATTAGTAAGGCAGCTGAGACGTGGAATCCCTTCACTAGTTCCTGTTCCCATGAATATGATTTCAGATTGTTCTAAGGGTGAATGTGCATCCGCATTTCCTCCTGCATCTGTAATTAAACACCTGGTCAAAACATGACTCATTGGATACCATCATACCCTGCAAACGGCATGATAATATATGAAAGTGAAGTCCACCAACACTTGCACTACTGGCAGAGAAATTGGCATCTTGAAATTAATGGAATCATTTTCTTTCTATAATTCGTTCTACAAATACCCCACAAAATCTTGTTTGTAGCCATAATAGACATCAAGATTGGAGCTTGTTATCGTATCAAAAAACTATTAGGGCCTGTTTTGTAGTGAGgaaaagggagaggaaaatggcaAGAAAaggtaaaaagaaaaaagaaaaaaagaaaaagaattgtgAGAATTTATGTGGAAAAAGCTTAAACATCATTTTGTGCCATTTTGTTTCGggtgaaaaagagagaaaaataatGTTTTTTTCTTCTCCtagttatttttttaatgtaattttatttattcaataagagaataatagtaaaaatataataattttctctCATCACTTTTCTTCCcattttctttccccttccctatGAAAAAGATTTATAAGGAACTATAGGGGTTTTACTTTCCTTGTAATCACACtcacttttctttcctcacaTTTCCTTTCTACAAAACAGGCCCTCTAAGCTGCAAAGTAATCCAATCACTACTACCGGGCTTTTAAGCCAAGGATAGCTCAGAATACTAACATTCATATTTAGTTGCTGCCTAGCATTCATCCACACATAAAAGAATAAGGCTTCAAATAACATTTATGTGATTCTTGTAAGACCAAGGATAAGATATAACTTGAATCAATACAGAACTTGCTAATGCATACAAAGTTAGAAGAGGAGAAGCCATCACATAGGGCCAAACATTTGGCTTAAAATGCTAATGATGTTTGAACTAAAATAACGTATTCTTGCAATCATAAATACCCATTTGATTTCACGAAATAGCCAATCAATAATCACAAAGAACAGAAATAAAACACTAGTAAATTCTAGGAAGGACATACTTGAAACAAAGCAAGCTCGCAGAATCCTCTTAGATAGAGAGAACCCATTTTTGGAAAGTGAAAATGGAGAGAGCCCATTACGGGAAAGTGAAAGTGAAGAGCTCTGGAAAGAGAATTGGCGTCCGTGGTGATCAAAACTGGGTAGAGAAGGAGATACACGAACTGTGCCTAGAAATTGGACCATAGTTTGAGCAAGCTCGAATTTTTTTGGTTTCTGTCACTTGGGATTTTAGAATTCTTTGaatgtaaatttaaattttgaaaagaagaagaggactAGCTGAAAGAAAATACGCTTTTCAGATGGGAAAGGTGGCTTTTTGGTTTCGAAGAGTATGGAGTGGAGGATTCGTCTTCTGGTTGGTGAAGACAAAGAAAAACGTTGACAGGGTTTCCAAGAAATAATATAAGAAACCGAAACGACAACGCTTTGGTGGTGGCGGCGGCCTCCAACTTCAGTTCCTTGTGTCGTCAAGCTAAGAACAatatctaaaaaataaaaattcgtgAACAGGATAGTTTTATATCAACTGAAATTTTTCACGGCTGCCATGGTTAAGCGATCCTTGCGTGTGCGTCCTGGTGTTGAGGTCATCCCTGGCCGCCGCTTGGTTGGTGCTGGTTCCGCCACATGCTTCGGTCGGCGTCTGCAAGTTTGAACTTCCTGCTCAAGGGTTCTGGGTTGAGGCCGTGGGCCGTTTGTCTCATGGACTGGGTAGTTTTCAATAGGGCCTCTTAGTTTTAAGCTAATGTGTTTTTGGGCCTTTGAGCCTGCTGTGTACTGCTTCCTTTGAGCCCATTAATGATATGctgatcttaaaaaaaaaattgaaaattttcactaattaaaaaaaagaaaatcatcttTTAACCATATGAAAATGTAGTTCTAAAGTTTATTATGCTTAGTAATCAAATAATTgggaaattataatttaatttatgaaatttgataaaACCCATATCTTAATCAgattttatattattaacaaaatagtttaaattaagggattattttatttataaaatttaaattaatggacaattttattataatacaaAACATTATGAAATAAATTGTTCAATTAGAAAATATATAGAGAAAGTTAAGAATATTTTAATCATTTTTcaattagataaaaaattaaatagagagactaaataatagattttactaaattttagaaactatattatttgattttaaaactaaaatgattaaattatagaccttatcaaaatttaaaaattaaactataatttatTCTAGTTAATTGAACCAGTTatttaatatgattttttaaattaaaaaaagggtttattattaatatataaaaaataaaaaataaaaaaaacattaAAGTTTAGCAAAATCTTATAAATGGCCTAGGTCAAGTTtttattaagaattaaaaaaaattaaaaaagagtttttattaaataaactttaaatttcaataatatatatatatatatatatatatatatatatatatatatatatatatatatatatatattcacgaactacaaattaataaaattcacgcaaaaattcttaaaatttgtGTTTGAGTAAGagaatttgaaatatgagatttaaatttataaaaatatacattttatttaattgattagAATCatgaatatattaaatttataacaaATTTAAATTCCTTATTTCAAATGTCAACATCGAATATAGCACAAATTTCTATTgggaaaataatataatataattaacatccatttcatttcattttattttattttattttattattattcctGCTTGTATTACACGGTCTTAGTCTTACAAGCAAAGTCTATTACCAAGTTCTACGTAGAATGGTCgccaaagaaaataaaatgaagtacGTGGACaacttaaattataatttagttagtTGAACgatttagaaaaattataaatttatgtatatttttctaattttatttaaaattttttagattaTTTATTTGTATCTGGATATGAATTAGCAATAATCAATTGCTAGACTCATAGACAGgttaaataatgatatcaaataataaatttagtaATTGATAATTTCTAAATAGATTAGATTATGTGATTGGGCAAGTTTATAAGAGGTCTAGCTGCCCATTAGCTCACTAAGAAAGAGGCCTTAATATCAGATAGAATTTGAACTCCGTGGATATTGAAAGCTGTGAACCTATCCTTTCACTTATTTTTCTCTATTCTGTTCATAAAAAATTATGGATACAAGCATATTTCTAGGTAGACATATTATCTAATCATGTAATCTATAacgatttaatttatatatatataacaattgatatcagagcctgGATAGGgattgcatttttttttattgttaatttCATTGTTATATGTTTGAATATTAGTCTCGGCAAACAAATATTGAATTTAATTTCATGGTTTGataaa contains:
- the LOC110668098 gene encoding putative hydrolase C777.06c isoform X1, with protein sequence MVQFLGTVRVSPSLPSFDHHGRQFSFQSSSLSLSRNGLSPFSLSKNGFSLSKRILRACFVSNAGGNADAHSPLEQSEIIFMGTGTSEGIPRLSCLTNRSKKCPVCSKAVELGNKNRRLNTGLLIRYSGPGERRNILIDVGKFFYHSALRWFPAFGLRTIDAVIITHSHADAIGGLDDLRDWTNNVQPCIPIYVAQRDFEVMKKTHYYLVDTSVVTTGAVVSDLQFNIIHEEPFVASDLMFTPLPVWHGRGYRSLGFRFGNICYISDVSEIPEGTYPLLKDCEILILDALRPDRSSSTHFGLPRALDEVRKIQPKRTLFTGMMHLMDHEKVNEYLLKLMETEGLDVQLSYDGLRIPVSL
- the LOC110668098 gene encoding putative hydrolase C777.06c isoform X2; the encoded protein is MVQFLGTVRVSPSLPSFDHHGRQFSFQSSSLSLSRNGLSPFSLSKNGFSLSKRILRACFVSNAGGNADAHSPLEQSEIIFMGTGTSEGIPRLSCLTNRSKKCPVCSKAVELGNKNRRLNTGLLIRYSGPGERRNILIDVGKFFYHSALRWFPAFGLRTIDAVIITHSHADAIGGLDDLRDWTNNVQPCIPIYVAQRDFEVMKKTHYYLVDTSVVTTGAVVSDLQFNIIHEEPFVASDLMDALRPDRSSSTHFGLPRALDEVRKIQPKRTLFTGMMHLMDHEKVNEYLLKLMETEGLDVQLSYDGLRIPVSL